The sequence CGGCGAGCTGGTCTTCGTCAACGGCAAGCAGTTCAAGTCCTACCGCGGCATGGGCTCGCTCGGTGCGATGTCGAGCCGCGGCAAGAAGTCCTATTCCAAGGACCGCTACTTCCAGGCCGAGGTCACCAGCGACGACAAGATCGTCCCCGAGGGGATCGAGGGACAGGTCGCCTATCGCGGGCCGCTCGGCGCCGTTGCCCACCAGTTGATCGGCGGACTCAACCAGTCGATGTTCTACACCGGGGCGCGCACCGTGCCGGAGCTCCAGGAGCGCGGCCGCTTCGTGCGGATCACCTCGGCGTCGCTCAAGGAGAGCCACCCCCACGGCGTGCAGATGACGGTCGAGGCGCCCAACTACTCCGGCAGCTGACCACCCGCGGGTGGTGTGGTCCTGTTGCTGCTCCCACCCGCGCCTGCCACCGCCCCAGCAACCACCCGACCCCAACACCCGCGGGTGACCCATGCCCGACGCGACCGCGCGTCAGGTGCGCTGCTGCTCCGCCAGCATCTTCCTCTGGGTCCGGCGTCCCTGGGCGACCACGAGCGGGGCGGCTCGCACGGCCGCCGCGGGGAAGGTGTCGGCCAGGCGTGCCACCGCTCCACGCCAGCGCGGGACGCTGGTGACCAGGCGAGGGCGGTCGAGCACCTGCCGTACGGCGTCGACGACCTCATGGGGCTGGAGCAGCTGGCCCGAGAACGACAGGGCCGAGGCGGGGTCGTCGAGCTTGTCGTGGAGCATCGGCGTCCAGATCCCGTCGGGGCACACGCAGGAGATATCGATGTCGCGGACCCCGGCCAGGCGCAGGTCGGTGGCGGTGCTGAGGCTGAACCCGATCGCGGCGTGCTTGGAGGCGGCATAGACGGCCTCGCCCGGCACCGGCGTGAGCCCGGCGAGCGACACGACGTTGACGATGTGTCCGCCTCCATGGCCGCGCATCGCGTTGATGGCCGCGACGGTGCCCTCGATCGTGCCGAGGGCGTTGACCTCGAGCATCAGGCGACGACCGGCCGCCTCCTGCTCCCAGGCTGCCCCGTGAGGAGGACGCCGGCGTTGTTGACCCACACGTCGAGCTTCCCGGCCCGGGCCACGATGTCGTCGCAGGCGGCCACGAGCTGCGCCGCATCGCGCACGTCCAGGGCGCGTGCCACCGCACGCTCGCCCAGCTCGGCGGCGGTCGCCTCGGCGGCAGCCTGGTCGAGGTCGGTCACCAGGACGAGGTGTCCGCGGGCGACGAGCAGCCGCGCGATCTCCTTCCCGAGCCCGCGCCCCGCGCCGGTGACGACCGCGCCTGCCGGCGACGCGCTCATCGGTCGCCGCCGGTGATCTCGCCGTAGGAGATGCCGCCGTGGCAGAAGGTCGGCACCACCGGCCAGAACCGCTTCCACGGTGCCAGCTCGGTGCTGGGCAGGATCTGCAACCAGCGCGGGTCGCGACGGCACGGGTCGGCCATGACCTTCTCCTTGATCATCGAGTCGTACTGGTCGAGGGAGTCCTCGAGGGTGTTGGCGTTCGGGCAGATCTCGCGGCCGAACTGCTCGTGATAGCGACGCACGCCGGGGATCCGTGACAGCTCGGGCTGCCAGTTGTCGAGCGAGATGCCGTTCTCGGAGGAGACCCAGACCCCGTCGGGGGTGTTGACGACCAGTGAGTGGTTGCCGTCGGTGTGGCCGGGCGTCCACAGCAGCGCGATGCCGGGCCCCAGCTCGATGTCGCCGTCGAAGGTGACGAGCTTCGCCGGGTCGACGCCGCCGAGCCCGCCGTCGACGTACCACGCCCACTGCATCGGGTGAAGCGACTGCAGGGTGGCGAGCTCGCGGCTGTGGACGAGCATCCTGGCGTCGCCGAACAGTGGCTGGCGCGGCACGCTCTCGCCCTCGACCACCTCGGTCGAGCCGAGGATCATCCGCGGGTCCTGGACGTGCAGGTGGTCGAAGGTGCAGATGTCGATGTCACCCGGCGTGAGGCCGAGCTGCGCGAGCACGTCGCCCGGCTCGTTGTAGTACTTCAGGACGACCTTCTCCAGGAACCGGCCGCCCGGGACCTTGTCCATCAGGGCCTGGAGGTTGCGATAGAACGGCGCCTCGGCCGAGCCGTCGGGAACCGTCGGCTCGAAGACGAGCGTCCTCGGGGTGCCGAACCAGTCGTCGTACTGCACGACGATCATCCGGTTGATCATCGCGATCAGGGGCATGGTCGGCACCGACACCGCGTCGTGGAACGCATACTTCACCGGGTACGGCGCCGCCGCGATGTCCACCGACCTGACCGCGCGCACGGTGCCCTGCTCCTTGAACCGGGTCTTGTAGGCCGCCGCCGCGTCCCGCACCGCCTGCAGCCGCTCGCCGCGCGGCCACACGTCGTGGACGCCGTCGAACTCCGGGATCGGCCGGGCGCCGATGTCGGTCAGGGCGGTCGTGGGGGAGAGCTCGGTCGTCATGTGCACAGGGTGCGTGAGGATCGCGGTGAAAACTTGTCCTGGGACGACAAACCCTCAGCGTGGCTCCGCCGCGGTGCGGACCTGTCGCGGGCTCGCACCGTGCCAGCGCCGGACGGCATGGGAGAGCGCCGACTGCTCGCTGAACCCGAGCAGCGCTGCGACCTGGGCCATCGGCAGGTCGGTCGTGGTGAGGAAGGTGGTGGCCGCATCGCGGCGGACCTGGTCCAGGACCGCCGCGTGGCTGGTGCCCTCCTCGGCGAGCCGGCGCTGGAGGGTCCGCGGGTGCAGGGCGAGCAGCCGTGCCGTGCTGGCCAGCGTGGGAGCGGCCTCGGTCAGTCCGAGTGCCTGGGCCAGCACCCGCCGTACCTGCACCGAGACGCGGGTCGCGGGGTCGGGGTAGTGGCGAGCGAGGTGGTCGAGGGCCACCCGTCGGATCTCGTCGTCGGCGCCGGCGAAGGAGGCGTCGAGCATGCGGCGCTCGACCCGCAGGGCGGCGACCGGGGCGCCGAACCGCACGTCGACGCCGAAGAAGTCGGCATAGCGCCCCATCGGCGACAGCGGCCGGTGCGGCAGCTCGACCGAGCGGAGCCCGGCCCGGCCGCCGAGCAGCGTCAGGGCGGCCTGGTGGAACAGGCCGATCCCGAGCTCCATCGCCTGCGGGCTGTATGGCGACTCCAGCAGGTCCTTGCGGTAGGTCAGCGCGATCACGCCCTCCCAGCCACGCGGGTCCGGCTCGACACCGATGCTCAGGGCCGGACTGTGGACGAACATGAAGCGCGAGGCGCAGGCGAGCGCTTCGGCGACCGTCGACGCCGACTCGATCGCCAGCGCCAGCGGGCCGAGGATCGTCAGGTCCTGCGCGACAGCGAGGCGCAGGCCGAGGTCCGGGCAGTCCAGCTCGCGAGCGACGGTGTCGAGCATCAGGTCATGGGCGGTGATGTCGATCAGGCCGTCGTCGGACTCCGTGGCGGACGCGGGGATGTGGAAGCGGCGCAGGAACGCCTCCGGGTCGCCGCCCAGCTCGCGGACGAGCGGAGCGAAGCCGCGCAGGCTCGCTGCGCGGATCATCGGGCCCATGGTCGCAAAGGCTAGGGCCAGCTGGGGCACCGATAGGCTGCGCCAGTGACTGAGATCGAGATCGGCCGGGCCAAGCGCGCCCGTCGCGCCTACTCATTCGACGACATCGCCATCGTGCCCTCGCGGCGCACGCGCGACCCCGAGGAGGTGAGCGTCGCCTGGCAGATCGACGCCTATCGCTTCGAGATCCCGGTCATGGGAGCGCCCATGGACTCGGTGATGTCGCCGGCGACGGCGATCGCCTTCGGCAAGTTCGGCGGCCTGGGGGTCCTCAACCTCGAAGGTCTCTGGACGCGCTATGACGACCCGTCCGACCTCCTCGAGGAGGTCAGTGGGCTCCGCGGCCCCGACGCGACCCGGCGGATGCAGGAGATCTATGCCGAGCCGATCAAGGCCGAGCTGATCACCGCCCGCCTCAAGGAGGTGCGTGAGGCCGGGGTCACCGTCGCCGGGTCGCTCTCGCCGCAGCGCACCAAGGAGTTCGCCAAGGCCGTGGTGGACGCCGGCGTCGACATGTTCGTCATCCGGGGCACGACCGTCAGCGCCGAGCACGTCTCCTCGCAGAGCGAGCCGCTCA comes from Nocardioides piscis and encodes:
- a CDS encoding AraC family transcriptional regulator, which translates into the protein MGPMIRAASLRGFAPLVRELGGDPEAFLRRFHIPASATESDDGLIDITAHDLMLDTVARELDCPDLGLRLAVAQDLTILGPLALAIESASTVAEALACASRFMFVHSPALSIGVEPDPRGWEGVIALTYRKDLLESPYSPQAMELGIGLFHQAALTLLGGRAGLRSVELPHRPLSPMGRYADFFGVDVRFGAPVAALRVERRMLDASFAGADDEIRRVALDHLARHYPDPATRVSVQVRRVLAQALGLTEAAPTLASTARLLALHPRTLQRRLAEEGTSHAAVLDQVRRDAATTFLTTTDLPMAQVAALLGFSEQSALSHAVRRWHGASPRQVRTAAEPR